One genomic region from Nymphaea colorata isolate Beijing-Zhang1983 chromosome 10, ASM883128v2, whole genome shotgun sequence encodes:
- the LOC116262329 gene encoding uncharacterized protein LOC116262329 isoform X1, which yields MMARKGTVLRSSMYQNGIAHDNAVSKSTPLSANKDMAHGAVVVDNEELSSLNCQHKSNSPSTDQVDKNITAGARKRSQTKSNRRDQHREKAKTPDVTSSSTPPSFILNDPSPNISDANGIDEYEDGNCNQMEGDGKSEGCSKFCLGSGFGKMMGSLSLSDKMGGRNLRASAVAALDKASRWFQAQKVWVSTLTAKFLKARNYVIQKSGYMYPILSKWLRHIGKLILLVSLVWLDCALRGVDSIFRLGTASFFMILWCSSLAFASMIGITNLLIVSVIFGIIAYFLGLTLAVIVVAAFASAFLWFYGSFWITGLFIVFGGITFTLKFERLALLVTTIYAVFCAKFYVGWSGLLLGINLAFISSDVLIYFIKKNVKENKENSEPGERTQGDGFSGQAAHAAFSDESFRTAFGVSPDQGQGVASTSGQAEIELTSEEEVERLLNCVDHYSVLGLSRYQSIDISSLKREYKKKAMLVHPDKNLSNEKAVEAFKKLQNAYEVLLDSIKRKAYDDELRREELFNCFRRFQTAYQKKGRQGFFPSGFSHSEAKEDDSHEEVRRIECKKCNKFHIWSHTSRSKAQARWCQECKEFHNAKDGDGWVEQCGHPFLFGMLQKVDPPHAYVCADSKIYDATDWFLCQGMRCPVNTHKPSFHVNTTVATKHNMRAGSSAHRTGTMPPSMDETMTEEAFFEWLQNAMQSGVFESNGTSESSASRSSNGPKSSAGKKKKRGKKQW from the exons ATGATGGCCAGAAAGGGAACTGTATTGAGGAGTAGTATGTACCAAAATGGAATAGCTCACGACAATGCAGTGTCAAAGTCCACCCCACTATCAGCTAATAAAGACATGGCACATGGTGCAGTAGTTGTTGACAATGAGGAGCTTTCAAGCCTTAACTGCCAGCACAAGTCAAATAGTCCATCCACAGATCAAGTAGACAAAAATATAACAGCTGGTGCTCGTAAAAGAAGTCAGACAAAATCCAACAGAAGGGATCAGCACAGAGAAAAAGCTAAAACCCCTGATGTAACTTCAAGTTCTACACCACCTTCATTTATTCTTAATGATCCGAGTCCAAATATTTCGGATGCAAATGGAATCGATGAATATGAGGATGGGAATTGCAATCAAATGGAAGGTGATGGGAAATCTGAGGGCTGTTCTAAATTTTGTCTTGGTagtggttttggaaaaatgatGGGCAGCTTAAGCCTTTCTGATAAAATGGGTGGCAGGAATTTGAGAGCTTCAGCGGTTGCTGCTCTGGATAAGGCAAGTAGGTGGTTTCAGGCACAGAAGGTTTGGGTCTCGACCTTGACAGCCAAGTTCTTGAAGGCTCGTAATTATGTGATTCAAAAGTCGGGATATATGTATCCAATTCTCTCAAAATGGCTCCGGCATATAGGGAAGTTGATTCTACTAGTCTCTCTTGTTTGGTTGGACTGTGCTCTTCGTGGCGTTGATTCTATTTTTCGATTGGGGACAGCATCATTTTTCATGATTCTGTGGTGCAGTAGTCTTGCCTTTGCTTCCATGATAGGAATCACAAATCTGCTTATAGTCTCG GTTATATTTGGTATCATCGCATATTTCTTGGGCTTAACTCTAGCTGTTATTGTCGTTGCTGCCTTTGCATCTGCCTTTCTGTGGTTTTATGGGAGCTTTTGGATTACAGGTCTCTTCATAGTATTTGGAG GAATCACATttactttgaagtttgaacggCTTGCACTTCTGGTCACAACTATATATGCTGTCTTCTGTGCAAAATTTTATGTAGGGTGGTCTGGATTGTTGTTGGGAATAAATCTTGCTTTCATATCAAGTGACGTTCTAATATAttttatcaagaaaaatgttaagGAGAATAAGGAAAACAGTGAACCTGGTGAAAGAACTCAAGGGGATGGCTTCTCGGGCCAGGCTGCACATGCTGCCTTTTCGGATGAGAGTTTCCGAACTGCATTTGGTGTGTCGCCTGATCAAGGCCAGGGAGTGGCTTCAACAAGTGGTCAAGCAGAAATCGAGTTGACTTCAGAAGAGGAAGTTGAGCGGTTGTTGAATTGTGTGGATCATTATTCAGTATTGGGTCTTTCTCGTTATCAGAGCATAGATATTTCTTCCCTGAAACGtgaatacaaaaaaaag GCTATGCTGGTACATCCTGATAAAAACTTAAGCAATGAGAAGGCTGTCGAGGCTTTTAAGAAACTACAAAATGCATATGAG GTATTACTAGAcagtataaaaagaaaagcatatgaTGATGAATTGAGGAGGGAGGAGCTATTCAACTGCTTCCGTAGGTTTCAAACAGCTTATCAGaag AAGGGTAGACAAGGCTTCTTTCCATCTGGGTTTTCTCATTCTGAAGCAAAGGAGGATGACTCACATGAGGAAGTAAGAAGAATAGAGTGCAAAAAGTGCAACAAATTTCACATATGGTCTCATACGAGTAGATCTAAAGCTCAAGCAAGATGGTGTCAG GAGTGCAAGGAATTTCATAATGCAAAAGACGGGGACGGATGGGTTGAGCAATGTGgccatccatttctttttggaaTGTTGCAAAAG GTTGATCCACCTCATGCTTATGTTTGTGCAGACAGCAAGATATATGATGCAACTGATTGGTTTCTTTGCCAG GGAATGAGATGTCCTGTCAACACCCACAAGCCCAGTTTTCATGTGAACACAACTGTTGCCACAAAGCATAACATGAGAGCGGGTAGTTCAGCTCACAGAACGGGAACCATGCCACCTAGCATGGATGAGACCATGACAGAAGAGGCCTTCTTTGAATGGTTACAGAACGCAATGCAGTCAGGAGTCTTTGAGAGCAACGGCACCTCAGAAAGTTCTGCCTCTAGGAGTAGCAATGGGCCCAAGAGCAGTGCCGGCAAGAAAAAGAAGCGTGGAAAGAAGCAGTGGTGA
- the LOC116262329 gene encoding uncharacterized protein LOC116262329 isoform X2 has protein sequence MMARKGTVLRSSMYQNGIAHDNAVSKSTPLSANKDMAHGAVVVDNEELSSLNCQHKSNSPSTDQVDKNITAGARKRSQTKSNRRDQHREKAKTPDVTSSSTPPSFILNDPSPNISDANGIDEYEDGNCNQMEGDGKSEGCSKFCLGSGFGKMMGSLSLSDKMGGRNLRASAVAALDKASRWFQAQKVWVSTLTAKFLKARNYVIQKSGYMYPILSKWLRHIGKLILLVSLVWLDCALRGVDSIFRLGTASFFMILWCSSLAFASMIGITNLLIVSVIFGIIAYFLGLTLAVIVVAAFASAFLWFYGSFWITGLFIVFGGITFTLKFERLALLVTTIYAVFCAKFYVGWSGLLLGINLAFISSDVLIYFIKKNVKENKENSEPGERTQGDGFSGQAAHAAFSDESFRTAFGVSPDQGQGVASTSGQAEIELTSEEEVERLLNCVDHYSVLGLSRYQSIDISSLKREYKKKAMLVHPDKNLSNEKAVEAFKKLQNAYEVLLDSIKRKAYDDELRREELFNCFRRFQTAYQKGRQGFFPSGFSHSEAKEDDSHEEVRRIECKKCNKFHIWSHTSRSKAQARWCQECKEFHNAKDGDGWVEQCGHPFLFGMLQKVDPPHAYVCADSKIYDATDWFLCQGMRCPVNTHKPSFHVNTTVATKHNMRAGSSAHRTGTMPPSMDETMTEEAFFEWLQNAMQSGVFESNGTSESSASRSSNGPKSSAGKKKKRGKKQW, from the exons ATGATGGCCAGAAAGGGAACTGTATTGAGGAGTAGTATGTACCAAAATGGAATAGCTCACGACAATGCAGTGTCAAAGTCCACCCCACTATCAGCTAATAAAGACATGGCACATGGTGCAGTAGTTGTTGACAATGAGGAGCTTTCAAGCCTTAACTGCCAGCACAAGTCAAATAGTCCATCCACAGATCAAGTAGACAAAAATATAACAGCTGGTGCTCGTAAAAGAAGTCAGACAAAATCCAACAGAAGGGATCAGCACAGAGAAAAAGCTAAAACCCCTGATGTAACTTCAAGTTCTACACCACCTTCATTTATTCTTAATGATCCGAGTCCAAATATTTCGGATGCAAATGGAATCGATGAATATGAGGATGGGAATTGCAATCAAATGGAAGGTGATGGGAAATCTGAGGGCTGTTCTAAATTTTGTCTTGGTagtggttttggaaaaatgatGGGCAGCTTAAGCCTTTCTGATAAAATGGGTGGCAGGAATTTGAGAGCTTCAGCGGTTGCTGCTCTGGATAAGGCAAGTAGGTGGTTTCAGGCACAGAAGGTTTGGGTCTCGACCTTGACAGCCAAGTTCTTGAAGGCTCGTAATTATGTGATTCAAAAGTCGGGATATATGTATCCAATTCTCTCAAAATGGCTCCGGCATATAGGGAAGTTGATTCTACTAGTCTCTCTTGTTTGGTTGGACTGTGCTCTTCGTGGCGTTGATTCTATTTTTCGATTGGGGACAGCATCATTTTTCATGATTCTGTGGTGCAGTAGTCTTGCCTTTGCTTCCATGATAGGAATCACAAATCTGCTTATAGTCTCG GTTATATTTGGTATCATCGCATATTTCTTGGGCTTAACTCTAGCTGTTATTGTCGTTGCTGCCTTTGCATCTGCCTTTCTGTGGTTTTATGGGAGCTTTTGGATTACAGGTCTCTTCATAGTATTTGGAG GAATCACATttactttgaagtttgaacggCTTGCACTTCTGGTCACAACTATATATGCTGTCTTCTGTGCAAAATTTTATGTAGGGTGGTCTGGATTGTTGTTGGGAATAAATCTTGCTTTCATATCAAGTGACGTTCTAATATAttttatcaagaaaaatgttaagGAGAATAAGGAAAACAGTGAACCTGGTGAAAGAACTCAAGGGGATGGCTTCTCGGGCCAGGCTGCACATGCTGCCTTTTCGGATGAGAGTTTCCGAACTGCATTTGGTGTGTCGCCTGATCAAGGCCAGGGAGTGGCTTCAACAAGTGGTCAAGCAGAAATCGAGTTGACTTCAGAAGAGGAAGTTGAGCGGTTGTTGAATTGTGTGGATCATTATTCAGTATTGGGTCTTTCTCGTTATCAGAGCATAGATATTTCTTCCCTGAAACGtgaatacaaaaaaaag GCTATGCTGGTACATCCTGATAAAAACTTAAGCAATGAGAAGGCTGTCGAGGCTTTTAAGAAACTACAAAATGCATATGAG GTATTACTAGAcagtataaaaagaaaagcatatgaTGATGAATTGAGGAGGGAGGAGCTATTCAACTGCTTCCGTAGGTTTCAAACAGCTTATCAGaag GGTAGACAAGGCTTCTTTCCATCTGGGTTTTCTCATTCTGAAGCAAAGGAGGATGACTCACATGAGGAAGTAAGAAGAATAGAGTGCAAAAAGTGCAACAAATTTCACATATGGTCTCATACGAGTAGATCTAAAGCTCAAGCAAGATGGTGTCAG GAGTGCAAGGAATTTCATAATGCAAAAGACGGGGACGGATGGGTTGAGCAATGTGgccatccatttctttttggaaTGTTGCAAAAG GTTGATCCACCTCATGCTTATGTTTGTGCAGACAGCAAGATATATGATGCAACTGATTGGTTTCTTTGCCAG GGAATGAGATGTCCTGTCAACACCCACAAGCCCAGTTTTCATGTGAACACAACTGTTGCCACAAAGCATAACATGAGAGCGGGTAGTTCAGCTCACAGAACGGGAACCATGCCACCTAGCATGGATGAGACCATGACAGAAGAGGCCTTCTTTGAATGGTTACAGAACGCAATGCAGTCAGGAGTCTTTGAGAGCAACGGCACCTCAGAAAGTTCTGCCTCTAGGAGTAGCAATGGGCCCAAGAGCAGTGCCGGCAAGAAAAAGAAGCGTGGAAAGAAGCAGTGGTGA
- the LOC116262329 gene encoding uncharacterized protein LOC116262329 isoform X3: MMARKGTVLRSSMYQNGIAHDNAVSKSTPLSANKDMAHGAVVVDNEELSSLNCQHKSNSPSTDQVDKNITAGARKRSQTKSNRRDQHREKAKTPDVTSSSTPPSFILNDPSPNISDANGIDEYEDGNCNQMEGDGKSEGCSKFCLGSGFGKMMGSLSLSDKMGGRNLRASAVAALDKASRWFQAQKVWVSTLTAKFLKARNYVIQKSGYMYPILSKWLRHIGKLILLVSLVWLDCALRGVDSIFRLGTASFFMILWCSSLAFASMIGITNLLIVSVIFGIIAYFLGLTLAVIVVAAFASAFLWFYGSFWITGLFIVFGGITFTLKFERLALLVTTIYAVFCAKFYVGWSGLLLGINLAFISSDVLIYFIKKNVKENKENSEPGERTQGDGFSGQAAHAAFSDESFRTAFGVSPDQGQGVASTSGQAEIELTSEEEVERLLNCVDHYSVLGLSRYQSIDISSLKREYKKKAMLVHPDKNLSNEKAVEAFKKLQNAYEVLLDSIKRKAYDDELRREELFNCFRRFQTAYQKKGRQGFFPSGFSHSEAKEDDSHEEVRRIECKKCNKFHIWSHTSRSKAQARWCQECKEFHNAKDGDGWVEQCGHPFLFGMLQKVDPPHAYVCADSKIYDATDWFLCQVFTHI, from the exons ATGATGGCCAGAAAGGGAACTGTATTGAGGAGTAGTATGTACCAAAATGGAATAGCTCACGACAATGCAGTGTCAAAGTCCACCCCACTATCAGCTAATAAAGACATGGCACATGGTGCAGTAGTTGTTGACAATGAGGAGCTTTCAAGCCTTAACTGCCAGCACAAGTCAAATAGTCCATCCACAGATCAAGTAGACAAAAATATAACAGCTGGTGCTCGTAAAAGAAGTCAGACAAAATCCAACAGAAGGGATCAGCACAGAGAAAAAGCTAAAACCCCTGATGTAACTTCAAGTTCTACACCACCTTCATTTATTCTTAATGATCCGAGTCCAAATATTTCGGATGCAAATGGAATCGATGAATATGAGGATGGGAATTGCAATCAAATGGAAGGTGATGGGAAATCTGAGGGCTGTTCTAAATTTTGTCTTGGTagtggttttggaaaaatgatGGGCAGCTTAAGCCTTTCTGATAAAATGGGTGGCAGGAATTTGAGAGCTTCAGCGGTTGCTGCTCTGGATAAGGCAAGTAGGTGGTTTCAGGCACAGAAGGTTTGGGTCTCGACCTTGACAGCCAAGTTCTTGAAGGCTCGTAATTATGTGATTCAAAAGTCGGGATATATGTATCCAATTCTCTCAAAATGGCTCCGGCATATAGGGAAGTTGATTCTACTAGTCTCTCTTGTTTGGTTGGACTGTGCTCTTCGTGGCGTTGATTCTATTTTTCGATTGGGGACAGCATCATTTTTCATGATTCTGTGGTGCAGTAGTCTTGCCTTTGCTTCCATGATAGGAATCACAAATCTGCTTATAGTCTCG GTTATATTTGGTATCATCGCATATTTCTTGGGCTTAACTCTAGCTGTTATTGTCGTTGCTGCCTTTGCATCTGCCTTTCTGTGGTTTTATGGGAGCTTTTGGATTACAGGTCTCTTCATAGTATTTGGAG GAATCACATttactttgaagtttgaacggCTTGCACTTCTGGTCACAACTATATATGCTGTCTTCTGTGCAAAATTTTATGTAGGGTGGTCTGGATTGTTGTTGGGAATAAATCTTGCTTTCATATCAAGTGACGTTCTAATATAttttatcaagaaaaatgttaagGAGAATAAGGAAAACAGTGAACCTGGTGAAAGAACTCAAGGGGATGGCTTCTCGGGCCAGGCTGCACATGCTGCCTTTTCGGATGAGAGTTTCCGAACTGCATTTGGTGTGTCGCCTGATCAAGGCCAGGGAGTGGCTTCAACAAGTGGTCAAGCAGAAATCGAGTTGACTTCAGAAGAGGAAGTTGAGCGGTTGTTGAATTGTGTGGATCATTATTCAGTATTGGGTCTTTCTCGTTATCAGAGCATAGATATTTCTTCCCTGAAACGtgaatacaaaaaaaag GCTATGCTGGTACATCCTGATAAAAACTTAAGCAATGAGAAGGCTGTCGAGGCTTTTAAGAAACTACAAAATGCATATGAG GTATTACTAGAcagtataaaaagaaaagcatatgaTGATGAATTGAGGAGGGAGGAGCTATTCAACTGCTTCCGTAGGTTTCAAACAGCTTATCAGaag AAGGGTAGACAAGGCTTCTTTCCATCTGGGTTTTCTCATTCTGAAGCAAAGGAGGATGACTCACATGAGGAAGTAAGAAGAATAGAGTGCAAAAAGTGCAACAAATTTCACATATGGTCTCATACGAGTAGATCTAAAGCTCAAGCAAGATGGTGTCAG GAGTGCAAGGAATTTCATAATGCAAAAGACGGGGACGGATGGGTTGAGCAATGTGgccatccatttctttttggaaTGTTGCAAAAG GTTGATCCACCTCATGCTTATGTTTGTGCAGACAGCAAGATATATGATGCAACTGATTGGTTTCTTTGCCAGGTATTTACTCATATATAG
- the LOC116262329 gene encoding uncharacterized protein LOC116262329 isoform X4: MMARKGTVLRSSMYQNGIAHDNAVSKSTPLSANKDMAHGAVVVDNEELSSLNCQHKSNSPSTDQVDKNITAGARKRSQTKSNRRDQHREKAKTPDVTSSSTPPSFILNDPSPNISDANGIDEYEDGNCNQMEGDGKSEGCSKFCLGSGFGKMMGSLSLSDKMGGRNLRASAVAALDKASRWFQAQKVWVSTLTAKFLKARNYVIQKSGYMYPILSKWLRHIGKLILLVSLVWLDCALRGVDSIFRLGTASFFMILWCSSLAFASMIGITNLLIVSVIFGIIAYFLGLTLAVIVVAAFASAFLWFYGSFWITGLFIVFGGITFTLKFERLALLVTTIYAVFCAKFYVGWSGLLLGINLAFISSDVLIYFIKKNVKENKENSEPGERTQGDGFSGQAAHAAFSDESFRTAFGVSPDQGQGVASTSGQAEIELTSEEEVERLLNCVDHYSVLGLSRYQSIDISSLKREYKKKAMLVHPDKNLSNEKAVEAFKKLQNAYEVLLDSIKRKAYDDELRREELFNCFRRFQTAYQKKGRQGFFPSGFSHSEAKEDDSHEEVRRIECKKCNKFHIWSHTSRSKAQARWCQECKEFHNAKDGDGWVEQCGHPFLFGMLQKVFTHI; the protein is encoded by the exons ATGATGGCCAGAAAGGGAACTGTATTGAGGAGTAGTATGTACCAAAATGGAATAGCTCACGACAATGCAGTGTCAAAGTCCACCCCACTATCAGCTAATAAAGACATGGCACATGGTGCAGTAGTTGTTGACAATGAGGAGCTTTCAAGCCTTAACTGCCAGCACAAGTCAAATAGTCCATCCACAGATCAAGTAGACAAAAATATAACAGCTGGTGCTCGTAAAAGAAGTCAGACAAAATCCAACAGAAGGGATCAGCACAGAGAAAAAGCTAAAACCCCTGATGTAACTTCAAGTTCTACACCACCTTCATTTATTCTTAATGATCCGAGTCCAAATATTTCGGATGCAAATGGAATCGATGAATATGAGGATGGGAATTGCAATCAAATGGAAGGTGATGGGAAATCTGAGGGCTGTTCTAAATTTTGTCTTGGTagtggttttggaaaaatgatGGGCAGCTTAAGCCTTTCTGATAAAATGGGTGGCAGGAATTTGAGAGCTTCAGCGGTTGCTGCTCTGGATAAGGCAAGTAGGTGGTTTCAGGCACAGAAGGTTTGGGTCTCGACCTTGACAGCCAAGTTCTTGAAGGCTCGTAATTATGTGATTCAAAAGTCGGGATATATGTATCCAATTCTCTCAAAATGGCTCCGGCATATAGGGAAGTTGATTCTACTAGTCTCTCTTGTTTGGTTGGACTGTGCTCTTCGTGGCGTTGATTCTATTTTTCGATTGGGGACAGCATCATTTTTCATGATTCTGTGGTGCAGTAGTCTTGCCTTTGCTTCCATGATAGGAATCACAAATCTGCTTATAGTCTCG GTTATATTTGGTATCATCGCATATTTCTTGGGCTTAACTCTAGCTGTTATTGTCGTTGCTGCCTTTGCATCTGCCTTTCTGTGGTTTTATGGGAGCTTTTGGATTACAGGTCTCTTCATAGTATTTGGAG GAATCACATttactttgaagtttgaacggCTTGCACTTCTGGTCACAACTATATATGCTGTCTTCTGTGCAAAATTTTATGTAGGGTGGTCTGGATTGTTGTTGGGAATAAATCTTGCTTTCATATCAAGTGACGTTCTAATATAttttatcaagaaaaatgttaagGAGAATAAGGAAAACAGTGAACCTGGTGAAAGAACTCAAGGGGATGGCTTCTCGGGCCAGGCTGCACATGCTGCCTTTTCGGATGAGAGTTTCCGAACTGCATTTGGTGTGTCGCCTGATCAAGGCCAGGGAGTGGCTTCAACAAGTGGTCAAGCAGAAATCGAGTTGACTTCAGAAGAGGAAGTTGAGCGGTTGTTGAATTGTGTGGATCATTATTCAGTATTGGGTCTTTCTCGTTATCAGAGCATAGATATTTCTTCCCTGAAACGtgaatacaaaaaaaag GCTATGCTGGTACATCCTGATAAAAACTTAAGCAATGAGAAGGCTGTCGAGGCTTTTAAGAAACTACAAAATGCATATGAG GTATTACTAGAcagtataaaaagaaaagcatatgaTGATGAATTGAGGAGGGAGGAGCTATTCAACTGCTTCCGTAGGTTTCAAACAGCTTATCAGaag AAGGGTAGACAAGGCTTCTTTCCATCTGGGTTTTCTCATTCTGAAGCAAAGGAGGATGACTCACATGAGGAAGTAAGAAGAATAGAGTGCAAAAAGTGCAACAAATTTCACATATGGTCTCATACGAGTAGATCTAAAGCTCAAGCAAGATGGTGTCAG GAGTGCAAGGAATTTCATAATGCAAAAGACGGGGACGGATGGGTTGAGCAATGTGgccatccatttctttttggaaTGTTGCAAAAG GTATTTACTCATATATAG
- the LOC116262447 gene encoding intermediate cleaving peptidase 55, mitochondrial isoform X2: protein MLPEGSLAILASAPVKLMTDVVPYPFRQESDYLYITGCQQPGGVAVLSKDFGLWMFMPEQSPQEVSWQGQVAGVDAALDTFKAEKAFPIGKMREILPDMVDKASMLFLNVGTSLPNCLNFDALGKASRDRRIKDLGKYTHEMRWIKSPSELKLMKESASIACQAILQTMLFSTSSPHEGILAAKVEYECKLRGAQRMAFNPVVGGGENGSVIHYSRNDKRIRDDDLVLMDVGCELHGYLSDITRTWPPCGGFSPSQEILYELILETNKECIKLCKPGISIQEIHNYSVQMLQKGLKELGILKGHPRSSNSYNQLNPTSIGHYLGMDIHDCSVISNSRPLQPGVVITIEPGVYIPSTLDVPDRFQGIGIRIEDEVLITETGHEVLTGSLPKEIQQIRSLLNYGQQLRYGSP, encoded by the exons ATGCTACCAGAAGGAAGTCTGGCTATCCTTGCATCTGCTCCTGTAAAACTGATGACTGATGTGGTACCTTATCCATTTAGACAGGAATCTGATTACCTTTACATCACTGGTTGCCAGCAACCTGGTGGTGTAGCTGTTCTAAGTAAGGACTTTGGATTATGGATGTTTATGCCTGAACAAAGTCCCCAA GAAGTAAGTTGGCAGGGACAAGTTGCAGGTGTTGATGCAGCTTTGGACACATTTAAGGCAGAGAAAGCATTTCCAATTGGTAAAATGCGTGAA ATTCTTCCAGATATGGTAGATAAGGCATCAATGTTATTCCTTAATGTTGGTACATCGTTGCCAAATTGCTTGAATTTTGATGCTCTTGGTAAGGCGAGTCGTGATCGGAGAATCAAAGATCTTGGGAAATATACCCATGAGATGCGATGGATAAAATCACCATCAGAACTTAAGCTAATGAAGGAATCAGCATCAATTGCATGCCAG GCCATTCTGCAGACAATGCTATTCTCTACGTCATCTCCTCATGAGGGTATTTTGGCAGCTAAAGTTGAGTATGAATGCAAATTGAGAGGTGCCCAAAGAATGGC TTTCAATCCTGTTGTTGGAGGTGGAGAAAATGGTAGCGTAATTCATTATTCTCGGAATGATAAAAGA ATCAGGGATGATGATCTTGTATTAATGGATGTTGGATGTGAATTGCATGGTTATCTTAGTGATATAACACGTACATGGCCACCTTGTGGCGGCTTCTCTCCAAGTCAG GAAATTCTTTATGAACTCATATTGGAGACCAATAAAGAGTGTATCAAGCTTTGCAAGCCTGGCATAAGCATTCAAGAAATTCATAACTATTCG GTTCAAATGCTTCAGAAAGGTCTTAAAGAGCTTGGAATTTTGAAAGGCCATCCAAGATCCTCAAATTCTTACAACCAGCTGAATCCAACGTCAATAG GTCATTATCTTGGGATGGATATTCATGATTGTTCGGTTATTAGCAACAGCCGACCACTGCAGCCAGGAGTT GTCATCACGATTGAACCAGGAGTTTATATCCCATCCACACTGGATGTTCCAGACAG GTTTCAAGGAATTGGGATCCGCATCGAAGATGAAGTACTCATTACGGAGACTGGCCATGAG GTCCTAACTGGTTCCCTGCCAAAAGAAATACAGCAAATAAGATCTCTCTTGAACTACGGCCAGCAGCTTAGATATGGAAGCCCGTGA
- the LOC116262447 gene encoding intermediate cleaving peptidase 55, mitochondrial isoform X1, translating into MYSAGRTLFGWRAQQRCGVALLKRWRRGMHCAQTVFDAGQPTHSSHPELLEKGQITPGITELEYISRRKKLLEMLPEGSLAILASAPVKLMTDVVPYPFRQESDYLYITGCQQPGGVAVLSKDFGLWMFMPEQSPQEVSWQGQVAGVDAALDTFKAEKAFPIGKMREILPDMVDKASMLFLNVGTSLPNCLNFDALGKASRDRRIKDLGKYTHEMRWIKSPSELKLMKESASIACQAILQTMLFSTSSPHEGILAAKVEYECKLRGAQRMAFNPVVGGGENGSVIHYSRNDKRIRDDDLVLMDVGCELHGYLSDITRTWPPCGGFSPSQEILYELILETNKECIKLCKPGISIQEIHNYSVQMLQKGLKELGILKGHPRSSNSYNQLNPTSIGHYLGMDIHDCSVISNSRPLQPGVVITIEPGVYIPSTLDVPDRFQGIGIRIEDEVLITETGHEVLTGSLPKEIQQIRSLLNYGQQLRYGSP; encoded by the exons TTGCTGGAGAAAGGACAAATAACACCTGGCATTACAGAACTTGAGTACATATCAAGGAGAAAGAAGTTACTGGAGATGCTACCAGAAGGAAGTCTGGCTATCCTTGCATCTGCTCCTGTAAAACTGATGACTGATGTGGTACCTTATCCATTTAGACAGGAATCTGATTACCTTTACATCACTGGTTGCCAGCAACCTGGTGGTGTAGCTGTTCTAAGTAAGGACTTTGGATTATGGATGTTTATGCCTGAACAAAGTCCCCAA GAAGTAAGTTGGCAGGGACAAGTTGCAGGTGTTGATGCAGCTTTGGACACATTTAAGGCAGAGAAAGCATTTCCAATTGGTAAAATGCGTGAA ATTCTTCCAGATATGGTAGATAAGGCATCAATGTTATTCCTTAATGTTGGTACATCGTTGCCAAATTGCTTGAATTTTGATGCTCTTGGTAAGGCGAGTCGTGATCGGAGAATCAAAGATCTTGGGAAATATACCCATGAGATGCGATGGATAAAATCACCATCAGAACTTAAGCTAATGAAGGAATCAGCATCAATTGCATGCCAG GCCATTCTGCAGACAATGCTATTCTCTACGTCATCTCCTCATGAGGGTATTTTGGCAGCTAAAGTTGAGTATGAATGCAAATTGAGAGGTGCCCAAAGAATGGC TTTCAATCCTGTTGTTGGAGGTGGAGAAAATGGTAGCGTAATTCATTATTCTCGGAATGATAAAAGA ATCAGGGATGATGATCTTGTATTAATGGATGTTGGATGTGAATTGCATGGTTATCTTAGTGATATAACACGTACATGGCCACCTTGTGGCGGCTTCTCTCCAAGTCAG GAAATTCTTTATGAACTCATATTGGAGACCAATAAAGAGTGTATCAAGCTTTGCAAGCCTGGCATAAGCATTCAAGAAATTCATAACTATTCG GTTCAAATGCTTCAGAAAGGTCTTAAAGAGCTTGGAATTTTGAAAGGCCATCCAAGATCCTCAAATTCTTACAACCAGCTGAATCCAACGTCAATAG GTCATTATCTTGGGATGGATATTCATGATTGTTCGGTTATTAGCAACAGCCGACCACTGCAGCCAGGAGTT GTCATCACGATTGAACCAGGAGTTTATATCCCATCCACACTGGATGTTCCAGACAG GTTTCAAGGAATTGGGATCCGCATCGAAGATGAAGTACTCATTACGGAGACTGGCCATGAG GTCCTAACTGGTTCCCTGCCAAAAGAAATACAGCAAATAAGATCTCTCTTGAACTACGGCCAGCAGCTTAGATATGGAAGCCCGTGA